GCGGCGGGAAGCGCGTGGAACTTCAGGAGGGCGGGCCGGCGGCGGGAGATGAAGACGACGGCGCCGGCGGTGAAGGCCCCCTCGAGCAGTCCGAGCGGAAGCTGGGTGGGGAGGAAGGAGAGCAGCAGGGTGCCCAGCGTGGAGCCCAGCGGTTGGGCGCCGTGCAGCGCCGAGGCCAGCTCGAAGGACGTCATGGCGTAGGTGGCCCAATCCGACAACATGCCCGCGGCGAAGGCCGCCACCCCGAGCGAGGCGCGCACCGAGCGCAGTGCGTGGAAGATGGCATAGCCGACGAAGCCGCCCACCACGCCCATGGACCAGATGTCGGCGCCCAGGGTGGTGAGCCCCCCGTGGGCGAGGAAGAGCGCTTGCAGCAGCAGCGCCACGAACGTCACCAGCACGGTCATCACCGGACCGATGAGCACGGCGGCGAGCCCCGTGCCACACGGGTGCGAGCAGGTGCCGATGATGGGAACCGGCACGGGCATGCAGGAGACGACGAAGACCGCGGCGGCGAGCATCGCCACGAAGGGCGAATAGAGCGGGCTCTGCGCCATGCGCTGGCGCAACCGCGTGACGCCCAGCGCGAGCAGTGGCAGCACGGAAAGCGTCCAGCCCGCGGCCCACCCGAAGGGAAGGATGCCTTCCGCCAGGTGCATGGCATGCGCGGGATGAGGCAGCAGCAACAGGACGAGTGCCGCGAGCCCCGCGCTCGGAGGGAGAGGCGCTGATTGGAGACAGGCCTGGACGCAATGCCGGAGGACGGCACCACACCCACGCCCGGAGAAACCCGGCATGGCAACCTCGCTCTCAATCCACGGAGAGATGGGTCGAACAGCCCTGGGTAGGTCTCCTGGCTCGTGGGTTCAGAGCGCCTGACGGCGTTCCGCGCCACCTCCACCTTCCCCGACGAATCGAGTGGTGACTTCGGAGGTAGCTCCCCACTTACAGTGGCGGGTCCGCGCCGGACTCACACCGGCTTCCCCGTTATGCCCTTGCTAGCGGGCACCCCTGGCTAATGGAATCAAATTGTCGGGGCCAAGTATCGGAGGCGGCGCGCTTCTGTCAACGGAATGCGCTCGCGCCTACCCCTCGGCACTCCGCCACCGGTTCTCCCAGATCAGCTCTTCCAGCGGCCGGCGTGAGTCCCAGCCTTCCAGCTCCAGCATCGGCCGCTCATAGAAGGCCTCGACATGGCCCAGGCACAGGATGGCGATGGGCTCACTACCCGTTGGTGCTCCCAACAACTCCGCCAGCCGGGTGGGCTCGAAGAGCGACACCCAACCCATGCCAATCCCCTCGGCCCTCGCGGCGAGCCAGAGGTTCTGGATGGCGCAACTGGCGGAGGCGAGGTCCATGTTCGGCAGGGTGCGCCTGCCAAACACGTAGCGCTCGCGTTGCTCCATCAGCGCCACGACCCAGAGCTCGGGACATTCCTTGATGCCCTCGACCTTGAGGCGCATGAACTCCTCGCCCCGCGGGCCCAGCGCCTCGGCGGTACGCGCGCGCTCCTGCTCGACCAGTTCCGCGATGTCACCGCGCAGCCTTGCATCCGTGATGCGAATGAACCGCCACGGCTGCATGAAGCCGACGCTCGGCCCGAGATGCGCCGCATGGAGCAGCCGCGCCATGATCTCCTGATCGATGGGATCGGACCGGAAGTGGCGCATGTCCCGGCGTTCGCTGATCGCTCGGTAGACAGCTTCTCGCTCCGCGGGAGAAAAGCGGTGTTTCGTCATGGATCGTCGAGCCCCTGGCAAGCCCTCTCTCGAGTCGCTCCATACCACCGCTCGCCCTGCCCGGCGGCTCAGCCGAACGTCAGGTTCATCAACTTCACGACGGGCTCGTCCCCGTGGAAGTCGATGATGTTCACCGCCGAGTACCCCTGCTCCAGCCGGAACAGGTGGGCGTCCGGCAAGCCCAGCGCCTCGGCCAGCAGCGTCCGGTTCACGCCGCCGTGCGAGACCAGCACGAACGTCTCTCCCGAGTGCCGCGAGCGCAGCGCCCGGGCCGCCGACGACACCCGCTCGCGCAGCTCCGGGTAGCTCTCTCCCTCCGGGAAGCGCACCCGCGTGGGCCGTGCCATCCACTCCGCGAACACCTCGGGGTAGCGCTTCTCCACCTCCGCATACGTGAGGCCCTCGCAGAGACCGAAGTCGAGTTCCTGGAACGCCGCCTCCGTGTCCACCGCCATCCCCTTGAGCTGCGCCAGCGGGGCCGCGCTCTCCACCGCGCGCCGGAGTGGACTCGCGTAGACGCGTGACAGGGGCGCCTCGGCCAGGAAACGCGCGGCGTGCTCGGCCTGCACCCGGCCCGAGGAGGACAGCCCCACGTCCAGCCGCCCGTAACACCGGCCCCGCGCCTCCTCCACCGGCTGCCCGTGCCGCACCAGCACCATGCGCGTCACGCCCTTCGACAGTCGCCAGTCCATTGCACACCTCGTTCGCACCCGGTTCGCCGCCAGGCCAACTGTATGCCATTGAAGCGGGCCCGCCCAACCCGCATGCGCTGGAGGGACAACCCCAGGCCACGGTACTCGCACACTGGCTGGCGGTGCGGCAAGCAGCTACTCCAGGCAATCAAATACATGAGCCAGCGGGGGCGCAGCCGGCGGGGGACCGAGGTGCTGGCACGCAGGGTGAGCATCTACGGTATCGCGTTATGAGACAGGGCTGATACACTCTTCCACCGCATGGGGACAGTGTTTCCCCCCACCGCGGGGGACCAGGAGACGTGCGGGGCCTTGCCCTGGACGTCCCCCCCTGAATTGGCCAGCAGCGCTGCTCGATCAAGGAGTCGTTCCATGAGTGAAGTCCAGTACACGGCAGAAGGCGTTGGCCGCTATTACGATGTGATGGCTCAGTTTTATCAAACGGTCTGGGGCGACAGCATCCACATGGGGTTCTGGCCCGACCCCACCGATGCGACCGTCTCGATGTCCCAGGCCCAGAAGAACTTCACCGACCTCATGATCTCGCACATGGGGCTTCAGCCAGGCCAACGCGCGTTGGATGTGGGCTGTGGCACGGGCCGACCCGCCATTCAGCTGGCCCGCGCCACCAACACGCATGTCACCGCCATCAGCATCAGCCAATCGCAGATCGCCACCGCCACCGGATATGCCCGCGAGAGCGGTGTGGCACCACGAGCACAGGCGCAAGGGACGGGCGCGGGCTCCGCGAACGCGACGGATGACGCCCCCACGGCGCGGTTCGAGTTGGTGGACGCGATGGCCATGCCCTACCGCGACGGAACGTTTGATGCCGCCTGGGCATTCGAGTCCATCTTCCACATGCCCTCGCGGCTACAGGTGTTTCGTGAAATGGCCCGCGTCGTGCGCCCCGGCGGGCGCGTCGTCGTGGCGGACTTCGTGACGCTGCGCCCCCTCACCTCCGAGGAGAGCGCGATCGCGTATCCAGCCTTCGCGGCGAACGACCTGGCCTCGCTGGAGGACTACGTCCGCGATCTGAAACAGGTTGGCCTTACGAATATCAGCTGCCGGGATGTGACGGCGAATACCTTCCGGCCAAGCAACCGGGCGACGTACAGGGAACTCCAAACGGAAGCCGCGCTGGGGCAGCTCCGGAAGGCGTATGGCCACGAACAGGCCGACGCGTTCCGCAACGGGTGGAGTGCCATTGAGAAGGTCAACGAGACACTGGGCTACGTCCTGATTCAGGCCGACAAGCCGTAGCCGCCCGCATGGGGAGGTCTGGCTGCGCCCTCGTCAGGCGCAGCCAGGCGGGAGCCCGGGGCCACGTCACCCGGCGGACGTCGCGGCGCCTCGTCCAGGAGCGGCATCGCGTCCCGGTGCATCGAGGAAGCCGCGGCGCACGAGCGCTGAGAGGTAGGTCGAAATCAGCGCGGTGTCCACCGGCGGGCAGGACGTCCCCGTTGCCGCCAGGGCCTCGAGCGTGTGGCCACAATCGCAGACCACCATCCGCGGCCCTCCGACGCTCCGGTCCTCGGGCGGAACCTGCTGGAGGAACATGAGCAGATCTCCCAGCTCGCTGTCGGACGCGGCGGCCGAGGCGAGCCCGGCGAGCCATTCGTCATACGGGAGGACACGCAACCCGTATCCAAAAGCCCGCATGTGGCTCCACATCTCATCAGCGCGCACGAGCCGCGGATTGACGAGGTGATAGGTCTGGCCGATCGACTCCGGGCGCAAGGACAGGTCCAAAATGGCACTGCTGACGTAGTCGACGGGCGTCAGGTCGAGCAGGGCATCGATGTTGGGCGCCATCCCCATCCGGACGCACCCCTTGAGGGTCCTGCACACCAGATCGTCCGTGTTCCAGGCTCCCGTCCGGGTGTGGCCCGTCACCCTCCCCGGCCGGAAAATGGTCACCGGAAGCCCGCGCCGCGAGGCCTCCCGCACGAGCTTCTCGGCGACCCACTTGCTCTGGGCATAGCCTCCCACCAGGTTCGCGGGCCCCGCCAGGGGCTCGTCCTCCCGGATCGGATCCTCGCGTCCCAGGGGCAGGACCGAGACCGTCGAGACATAGTGCAGCGTCTTGACGCGCGTCCGCGTGGCGAGCCGGAGGATCTCCCGCGTGCCGAGCACGTTGGCCGCCCGCAGGGACTCGTAGGGGTAGAGGAAATTGACGAGCGCGCCGTTGTGATAGATGGCGTCGACCTCTTCCGCGAGCCGCTGGAACTCCGTCTCGGAGAGCCCCAGCAGGGGCTGGCCGATATCCCCGCGGACAGGGACGATGCGAGACGCCAGGGCCTCGCTCCAGAGCGAGTAGCTCTCCAGGTTCTTGCGAATCCTGTGCATCCCCTCCTGCTCCGTCGCGGAGCGCACGAGGCAATAGACGCGCGCCTGCGTCTGGCGGCAGAGCTGCTCCAGCAGGAAGGCACCGAGGAAGCCGGTGGCGCCCGTCAGCAGCAGGGTGCGCGCGACCCCCGCCACCGGCGGAGCCACCTTGCCCGGATCGATCCCGGCATCCAGCACGGCATCCGCTTCCATCTCCACCGTCACGTCATGGTG
Above is a window of Cystobacter fuscus DNA encoding:
- a CDS encoding methyltransferase domain-containing protein, yielding MSEVQYTAEGVGRYYDVMAQFYQTVWGDSIHMGFWPDPTDATVSMSQAQKNFTDLMISHMGLQPGQRALDVGCGTGRPAIQLARATNTHVTAISISQSQIATATGYARESGVAPRAQAQGTGAGSANATDDAPTARFELVDAMAMPYRDGTFDAAWAFESIFHMPSRLQVFREMARVVRPGGRVVVADFVTLRPLTSEESAIAYPAFAANDLASLEDYVRDLKQVGLTNISCRDVTANTFRPSNRATYRELQTEAALGQLRKAYGHEQADAFRNGWSAIEKVNETLGYVLIQADKP
- a CDS encoding histidine phosphatase family protein is translated as MDWRLSKGVTRMVLVRHGQPVEEARGRCYGRLDVGLSSSGRVQAEHAARFLAEAPLSRVYASPLRRAVESAAPLAQLKGMAVDTEAAFQELDFGLCEGLTYAEVEKRYPEVFAEWMARPTRVRFPEGESYPELRERVSSAARALRSRHSGETFVLVSHGGVNRTLLAEALGLPDAHLFRLEQGYSAVNIIDFHGDEPVVKLMNLTFG
- a CDS encoding energy-coupling factor ABC transporter permease — encoded protein: MPGFSGRGCGAVLRHCVQACLQSAPLPPSAGLAALVLLLLPHPAHAMHLAEGILPFGWAAGWTLSVLPLLALGVTRLRQRMAQSPLYSPFVAMLAAAVFVVSCMPVPVPIIGTCSHPCGTGLAAVLIGPVMTVLVTFVALLLQALFLAHGGLTTLGADIWSMGVVGGFVGYAIFHALRSVRASLGVAAFAAGMLSDWATYAMTSFELASALHGAQPLGSTLGTLLLSFLPTQLPLGLLEGAFTAGAVVFISRRRPALLKFHALPAAPATP
- the bluB gene encoding 5,6-dimethylbenzimidazole synthase, which gives rise to MTKHRFSPAEREAVYRAISERRDMRHFRSDPIDQEIMARLLHAAHLGPSVGFMQPWRFIRITDARLRGDIAELVEQERARTAEALGPRGEEFMRLKVEGIKECPELWVVALMEQRERYVFGRRTLPNMDLASASCAIQNLWLAARAEGIGMGWVSLFEPTRLAELLGAPTGSEPIAILCLGHVEAFYERPMLELEGWDSRRPLEELIWENRWRSAEG